A stretch of the Bacillus anthracis str. Vollum genome encodes the following:
- the glmM gene encoding phosphoglucosamine mutase, producing the protein MGKYFGTDGVRGVANKELTPELAFKIGRFGGYVLTKDTDRPKVIIGRDTRISGHMLEGALVAGLLSTGAEVMRLGVISTPGVAYLTKALDAQAGVMISASHNPVQDNGIKFFGSDGFKLTDEQEAEIEALLDKEVDELPRPTGTNLGQVSDYFEGGQKYLQYIKQTVEEDFSGLHIALDCAHGATSSLAPYLFADLEADISTMGTSPNGMNINDGVGSTHPEVLAELVKEKGADIGLAFDGDGDRLIAVDEKGNIVDGDQIMFICAKYMKETGQLKHNTVVSTVMSNLGFYKALEANGITSDKTAVGDRYVMEEMKRGGYNLGGEQSGHIILLDYITTGDGMLSALQLVNIMKMTKKPLSELAGEMTKFPQLLVNVRVTDKKLALENEKIKEIIRVVEEEMNGDGRILVRPSGTEPLIRVMAEAPTQEVCDAYVHRIVEVVKAEVGAE; encoded by the coding sequence ATGGGTAAATATTTTGGTACAGATGGAGTACGCGGGGTTGCGAATAAGGAGTTAACACCTGAATTAGCGTTCAAAATTGGACGTTTCGGTGGTTATGTATTAACAAAGGATACAGATCGCCCAAAAGTAATTATTGGCCGTGATACACGTATATCAGGACATATGCTAGAAGGAGCTTTAGTAGCAGGTCTATTATCAACTGGAGCAGAAGTAATGCGTCTTGGTGTTATTTCTACACCAGGTGTTGCTTATTTAACAAAAGCGTTAGATGCACAAGCAGGTGTTATGATTTCTGCATCTCATAATCCAGTACAAGATAACGGAATTAAATTCTTCGGTTCAGACGGTTTCAAATTAACAGATGAGCAAGAAGCAGAAATTGAAGCTTTATTAGACAAAGAAGTTGATGAATTACCACGTCCAACGGGTACTAACCTTGGACAAGTGAGTGATTATTTTGAAGGTGGACAAAAATATTTACAATACATTAAACAAACTGTAGAGGAAGATTTCTCTGGTTTACATATCGCTTTAGATTGTGCGCATGGTGCTACGTCTTCTTTAGCTCCGTACTTATTTGCTGATTTAGAAGCTGATATCTCAACAATGGGAACTTCACCAAACGGTATGAACATTAACGATGGAGTAGGTTCTACACATCCAGAAGTATTAGCTGAATTAGTAAAAGAAAAAGGTGCTGATATTGGTCTTGCTTTCGATGGTGATGGTGACCGTTTAATCGCTGTAGATGAAAAAGGAAACATCGTTGATGGCGATCAAATTATGTTTATTTGTGCAAAGTACATGAAAGAAACTGGTCAACTAAAGCACAATACAGTTGTTTCAACAGTTATGAGTAACTTAGGTTTCTACAAAGCACTTGAAGCTAACGGTATTACAAGTGATAAAACAGCAGTTGGTGACCGCTACGTAATGGAAGAGATGAAACGCGGGGGATATAACCTAGGCGGAGAACAATCAGGTCACATTATCTTACTTGATTACATTACAACTGGTGATGGAATGTTAAGTGCACTTCAACTTGTAAACATCATGAAAATGACGAAAAAACCATTATCTGAGCTTGCAGGAGAAATGACAAAATTCCCACAATTACTAGTAAACGTTCGTGTAACAGATAAAAAACTAGCATTAGAAAACGAAAAAATTAAAGAAATTATTCGTGTTGTAGAGGAAGAAATGAACGGTGATGGCCGCATTCTTGTTCGTCCATCTGGAACAGAACCACTTATTCGTGTAATGGCAGAAGCACCAACACAAGAAGTTTGTGATGCATATGTGCATCGCATTGTAGAAGTTGTGAAAGCGGAAGTTGGCGCTGAATAA
- the rocF gene encoding arginase, translating to MKKEISVIGVPMDLGQMRRGVDMGPSAIRYAGVIERIEEIGYDVKDMGDICIEREKEVDVNTSLRNLTQVATVCNELASKVDHIIEEGRFPLVLGGDHSIAIGTLAGVAKHYKNLGVIWYDAHGDLNTEETSPSGNIHGMSLAASLGYGHPTLVDLYGAYPKVKKENVVIIGARALDEGEKDFIRNEGIKVFTMHEIDRMGMTAVMEETIEYLSHTDGVHLSLDLDGLDPHDAPGVGTPVIGGLSYRESHLAMEMLAEADIVTSAEFVEVNMILDERNRTATTAVALMGSLFGEKLK from the coding sequence ATGAAAAAAGAAATTTCGGTTATTGGAGTTCCAATGGATTTAGGGCAGATGCGTCGTGGAGTTGATATGGGACCGAGCGCAATCCGTTATGCAGGTGTAATTGAAAGAATTGAAGAAATTGGATATGACGTTAAAGATATGGGAGATATATGTATAGAGAGAGAAAAAGAAGTAGATGTAAATACAAGCTTAAGAAACCTTACACAAGTTGCAACTGTATGTAACGAATTAGCAAGTAAGGTAGATCATATTATAGAAGAAGGGCGTTTTCCACTTGTATTAGGTGGCGATCATAGTATCGCTATTGGTACATTAGCTGGTGTGGCGAAACATTATAAAAACCTAGGTGTTATTTGGTACGATGCACATGGTGATTTAAATACAGAAGAAACTTCACCATCTGGGAATATTCACGGTATGTCACTTGCAGCAAGTTTAGGGTATGGACATCCCACGCTTGTAGATTTATACGGGGCATATCCAAAGGTGAAAAAAGAGAATGTTGTCATTATCGGTGCACGTGCATTAGATGAAGGAGAAAAAGACTTTATTCGCAATGAAGGTATTAAAGTATTCACAATGCACGAGATTGATCGTATGGGTATGACAGCTGTTATGGAAGAAACAATTGAATATTTATCTCATACTGACGGTGTGCATTTATCATTAGATTTAGATGGTCTTGATCCTCATGATGCACCAGGAGTTGGAACACCTGTAATTGGTGGCCTATCTTATCGTGAGAGCCATTTAGCAATGGAGATGTTAGCGGAAGCTGATATTGTTACATCTGCGGAGTTTGTTGAGGTAAATATGATTTTAGATGAGCGAAATAGAACGGCAACAACAGCGGTTGCTTTAATGGGTTCTTTATTCGGTGAAAAACTAAAATAA
- the kbaA gene encoding KinB signaling pathway activation protein KbaA: MNSRKWVRLFFTTLFLGGISTVIIGFVLEWDKYAKFFQNFDGKEILAVSFWLMGVGFIFSVISQMGFFAYLTIHRFGLGMFRSSSLWNIVQLFFIAFVLFDFVYLRSVLIANGEVSLGNNILVAGVLFMFGAIVAYIKSKETNKKAFVPALFFMVVVTILEWVPALRINDTDWLYLMVIPLLLCNAYQLLILHRLIGKTSKSA; the protein is encoded by the coding sequence GTGAATAGCCGCAAGTGGGTACGACTATTTTTTACGACGTTGTTTCTTGGTGGGATTAGTACAGTCATTATTGGGTTTGTTTTAGAGTGGGACAAGTACGCTAAATTTTTTCAAAATTTCGACGGAAAGGAGATTTTGGCAGTTTCCTTCTGGTTGATGGGTGTAGGATTCATTTTTAGTGTAATAAGTCAAATGGGGTTCTTTGCTTATTTAACAATCCACCGTTTTGGACTAGGGATGTTCCGATCGTCTTCTTTATGGAATATAGTCCAGCTCTTCTTTATTGCATTCGTTTTATTTGATTTCGTGTATTTAAGATCGGTATTGATTGCAAATGGAGAAGTTTCATTAGGGAATAACATACTTGTTGCTGGTGTGTTATTTATGTTTGGGGCCATCGTTGCTTATATAAAAAGTAAAGAAACGAATAAAAAGGCATTTGTGCCAGCTTTGTTCTTTATGGTTGTTGTAACAATTCTGGAGTGGGTACCAGCGCTTCGGATTAATGATACAGATTGGTTATATTTAATGGTGATACCACTTTTATTATGTAATGCATATCAGTTACTTATATTACATCGTTTAATTGGAAAGACGAGTAAGTCGGCCTAA
- the gerD gene encoding spore germination protein GerD, with product MKRMLLVLTSSFLFLVLVACAQEKEAKSELDYDQTKKMIVDILKTDQGKKAIQDVLTDEKMKQALILDETVVKKTIEDAMVSDKGQQFWEKLFKDPEFSSKFAKSMGKEQTALMKTLLKDPEYQAGVIEIMKNPEVEKMMLQTMKSKEYRQYLQQVLTETAESPLFQAKMIDIISKGVQKAEKSGSDKKEAGGEGGSQEGKKEQQ from the coding sequence ATGAAACGGATGCTGCTCGTTTTGACTTCTTCTTTTCTATTTCTTGTACTTGTAGCATGTGCACAAGAAAAAGAAGCAAAGTCCGAACTTGATTATGATCAAACGAAGAAAATGATTGTTGATATTTTAAAAACCGATCAAGGTAAGAAAGCCATTCAAGATGTGTTAACTGATGAAAAAATGAAACAGGCACTCATACTAGATGAAACAGTAGTAAAGAAAACGATTGAAGATGCAATGGTATCCGACAAAGGGCAACAATTCTGGGAAAAGCTCTTTAAAGACCCTGAGTTCTCATCGAAATTTGCTAAAAGTATGGGAAAAGAACAAACAGCCTTAATGAAAACATTACTAAAAGACCCTGAATACCAAGCAGGTGTTATAGAAATTATGAAAAACCCTGAAGTAGAAAAAATGATGTTACAAACGATGAAGAGCAAAGAATATCGTCAATATTTACAACAAGTACTAACAGAAACTGCTGAAAGCCCACTCTTCCAAGCTAAGATGATTGATATTATTAGTAAAGGTGTCCAAAAAGCCGAAAAAAGTGGTTCTGATAAAAAGGAAGCAGGCGGTGAAGGTGGTTCTCAAGAAGGTAAAAAGGAACAGCAGTAA
- a CDS encoding CdaR family protein encodes MDKLMENHWFLKGISLLLACMLFMSATLTEKNTTSGILPFANDAKETLTNYAINVKYDEEKYIVSGIPAEGVKVKLEGPKAAVATAKAKKQFDIPVDLRDSEKGTYEVSLKTNGLPDDVKGTVQPSTIKVTLHEKARKYVHVDLKLSNEDQMPAGAILEKSSLKPDTVEVVGTKEEIESISSAKAYVDLKGVNKTVTKTPEVTLYNKEGKRLNVRTSPSKISVTLNVATQATANNTEKTVPIAYTKKGSLPEGLAVTNISVEPREVTIAGPKDILDNIQSIEGVEVDLSQLTESTTFDTSVLLPKGVTSAKPNQVKVSVGVQKTKQTKTRTIDGISIQKNGLSKDVTAQLLSPQDGKISVDISGETSIVDKIIANQITAVINLQNVSPGTKDVAIQVSGPSNISIEPKQKSAKVTIVKKENPDKEVQGNGEQPNSNNNQDNQDNQTEKPKNPEPEPNPDPYPEKEKEPEQNKDKETSQEPTVDNQKEPEKGANHNG; translated from the coding sequence ATGGATAAGTTAATGGAGAATCATTGGTTTTTAAAAGGAATCTCATTACTATTGGCGTGTATGCTTTTTATGTCAGCGACTTTAACTGAAAAAAATACGACATCGGGGATATTACCTTTTGCAAATGATGCGAAAGAAACACTAACTAATTATGCTATTAACGTTAAGTATGATGAAGAGAAATATATTGTAAGTGGTATTCCGGCAGAGGGCGTTAAGGTGAAGTTAGAGGGTCCAAAAGCAGCAGTTGCTACAGCAAAGGCGAAAAAACAATTTGATATACCAGTTGATTTGAGAGATAGCGAAAAAGGAACTTATGAAGTTTCTTTGAAAACGAACGGACTTCCAGATGATGTGAAAGGAACAGTTCAGCCATCAACAATTAAAGTTACTCTTCATGAAAAGGCGAGAAAATATGTTCATGTAGATCTGAAATTATCAAATGAGGATCAGATGCCAGCAGGGGCTATTCTCGAAAAATCAAGCCTTAAACCGGATACTGTTGAGGTAGTTGGGACGAAAGAAGAAATTGAAAGTATTTCATCTGCCAAAGCGTATGTTGATTTAAAAGGTGTTAATAAAACTGTTACAAAAACGCCCGAAGTTACATTATACAATAAAGAAGGAAAACGTTTAAATGTAAGAACGAGTCCATCTAAAATTAGTGTAACGTTGAATGTGGCGACGCAAGCTACGGCCAATAATACTGAAAAAACTGTTCCTATAGCATATACGAAAAAGGGGAGTTTACCGGAAGGATTGGCCGTTACAAATATTAGCGTTGAGCCGAGAGAAGTAACGATAGCAGGTCCAAAAGATATATTAGATAATATACAATCGATAGAGGGGGTCGAAGTAGATCTTAGTCAATTGACAGAGTCTACAACATTCGATACCTCTGTTTTATTACCAAAGGGTGTAACAAGTGCGAAACCAAATCAAGTGAAGGTTTCAGTAGGCGTACAGAAAACAAAACAAACGAAAACAAGAACGATTGATGGTATATCAATTCAAAAAAATGGACTTTCGAAAGACGTTACGGCCCAGTTACTTTCGCCGCAAGATGGGAAGATAAGCGTTGATATTTCAGGAGAAACAAGTATAGTAGATAAAATAATAGCTAATCAAATAACAGCAGTGATTAATCTACAAAATGTGTCTCCTGGGACGAAGGATGTTGCCATTCAAGTGAGTGGCCCTAGTAATATTTCAATAGAGCCAAAACAAAAAAGTGCTAAAGTCACAATTGTGAAGAAAGAAAATCCCGATAAAGAAGTACAGGGTAATGGTGAACAACCAAATTCAAATAATAATCAAGATAATCAAGATAATCAAACTGAAAAACCAAAAAATCCTGAACCAGAACCTAATCCTGATCCTTATCCGGAAAAGGAGAAGGAACCGGAACAAAATAAAGATAAAGAAACTAGCCAAGAGCCAACAGTAGATAATCAAAAAGAGCCAGAAAAAGGAGCGAATCATAATGGGTAA
- the cdaA gene encoding diadenylate cyclase CdaA, with protein sequence MPFEDTTILKYLSTALDIAVVWFIIYKLILIIRGTKAVQLLKGITVIIVVRMISIFLELRTLYWLTEQVLTWGFLAVIIIFQPELRRALEQLGRGSLFSRTGTHEDDEPEMVATAIAKATEYMGKRRIGALITLSKETGMGDYVETGIPLNANVSSELLINIFIPNTPLHDGAVIMQGSTIKAAACYLPLSESPFISKELGTRHRAAMGVSEVTDSITVVVSEETGQISLTKNGKLHRDLKTEQLKDMLLAEFSANEKTTSSSLWNWRRKRHG encoded by the coding sequence ATGCCTTTTGAAGATACGACCATTTTGAAATATCTTAGTACGGCATTAGATATTGCCGTTGTATGGTTTATTATATATAAGCTAATTCTCATAATCCGAGGGACGAAAGCTGTTCAACTTTTAAAAGGGATTACAGTTATTATTGTCGTTCGGATGATCAGTATTTTCCTTGAATTGCGAACGCTATATTGGCTAACTGAACAAGTATTAACGTGGGGATTTTTAGCCGTTATTATTATTTTCCAGCCAGAATTGCGAAGAGCACTTGAGCAGTTAGGACGCGGGAGTTTATTTTCGCGTACTGGAACTCATGAGGATGATGAGCCTGAAATGGTTGCAACAGCGATAGCGAAAGCAACGGAATATATGGGTAAACGTAGAATTGGTGCGTTAATTACTTTGTCAAAAGAGACAGGTATGGGGGATTATGTAGAAACGGGTATTCCGCTAAATGCAAACGTATCATCGGAATTACTCATTAATATTTTCATTCCAAATACACCTCTTCATGATGGAGCAGTAATTATGCAAGGAAGTACGATTAAAGCAGCAGCTTGTTACCTTCCGTTGTCGGAAAGTCCATTTATCTCTAAAGAGTTAGGAACTAGGCATCGCGCTGCAATGGGGGTTAGTGAAGTTACTGATAGTATTACAGTAGTTGTGTCGGAAGAAACGGGCCAAATTTCTCTAACGAAAAATGGTAAGTTGCATCGTGATTTGAAGACAGAACAACTGAAAGATATGTTGTTAGCTGAATTTAGTGCGAACGAAAAAACGACTTCTTCGTCTTTATGGAATTGGAGGAGAAAGCGTCATGGATAA
- a CDS encoding alpha/beta fold hydrolase, protein MSIVKNGTLQVIGASIYYEVRGSGPILLLIHGGGGDADKFHNIADHLAKWYTVVTYDRRGHSRSNLVNKNEDYHVHTHSEDAHRLLANLTKEPAYVFGSSSGAVIGLDLCIRHPEQVQLLIPHEPVLLQLLSENELKQAINFLEDLKGNHQNEVMKLLSNIDDSNSEPSKDMLTERLLGNSTYFTEYEIPGILSYTLNIDALKSLLKPASIQVRPAGGSISRETFPYHCAFNLAEHLGTEFAEFPGHHVGYNTVHHKEFAERLHDVIEN, encoded by the coding sequence ATGAGTATAGTAAAAAACGGAACATTGCAAGTAATTGGAGCAAGCATCTATTATGAGGTGCGTGGCTCGGGTCCAATTCTTCTTTTGATTCATGGTGGGGGTGGTGATGCCGACAAGTTCCATAATATCGCCGACCATCTTGCTAAATGGTATACCGTTGTTACTTACGATCGTCGTGGTCATTCCCGTAGCAATCTCGTCAATAAAAATGAGGATTACCATGTGCACACGCATAGCGAAGATGCTCATCGGTTGCTAGCTAATCTGACCAAAGAACCGGCTTATGTATTCGGAAGTAGTTCTGGTGCTGTTATCGGACTTGATTTGTGCATACGTCATCCTGAGCAGGTACAGTTACTAATTCCACACGAACCGGTTTTATTACAACTTTTATCTGAAAATGAGTTGAAGCAGGCTATAAATTTCCTGGAAGACCTTAAAGGGAATCATCAAAATGAGGTCATGAAGTTATTGTCAAATATTGATGATAGTAATTCCGAACCATCGAAGGATATGCTAACAGAGCGACTACTTGGCAATTCGACGTATTTCACTGAGTATGAAATCCCGGGAATTCTCAGCTATACTTTAAATATCGATGCATTAAAGTCCCTATTAAAACCTGCATCGATACAGGTACGTCCAGCTGGTGGAAGTATTTCAAGAGAAACTTTTCCTTATCATTGCGCATTCAACTTAGCAGAGCACCTCGGAACAGAATTCGCAGAGTTTCCAGGACATCATGTGGGTTATAACACAGTGCATCATAAAGAGTTTGCTGAGAGGTTACATGATGTTATTGAGAATTAA
- the glmS gene encoding glutamine--fructose-6-phosphate transaminase (isomerizing), with product MCGIVGFIGEQDAKEILLKGLEKLEYRGYDSAGIAVQAENGVVVYKEKGRIAKLREIVDENVAASVGIGHTRWATHGVPSKVNAHPHQSTSKRFTLVHNGVIENYELVKKEYLQDVTFVSETDTEVIVQLMEQQVSTGLSVEEAFRNTLSLLHGSYAIGLLDAENPNMIYVAKNKSPLLVGVGDNFNVVASDAMAMLQVTDQFIELMDKEIVIVMKESITIKNLQGETIERAPFTAELDASDIEKGTYPHFMLKEIDEQPLVIRNIIQKYQDENGEIELDQDIRNAILDSDRIYIIACGTSYHAGLVGKQFIEKFAKMPVEVHVASEFSYNMPLLTERPFFIYISQSGETADSRAVLVQTNEMGHKALTITNVPGSTLSREADYTLPLYAGPEIAVASTKAYTAQLAVLSILAADIAKAKGEVLGFDLTHELGLVANAMIELCDQKEEMDALAKQFLATTRNCFFIGRSVDFYVGLEGALKLKEISYIQAEGFAGGELKHGTIALIENGTPVIALATQEHVNLGIRGNVKEVVARGANPCIISMKGLEMEGDSFVLPAVHEALAPLVAVIPLQLISYYAALHRECDVDKPRNLAKSVTVE from the coding sequence ATGTGTGGAATCGTAGGATTTATTGGAGAGCAAGATGCAAAGGAAATTTTATTAAAAGGTTTAGAAAAGCTAGAATATCGTGGATATGATTCAGCAGGTATTGCAGTACAAGCAGAGAACGGTGTTGTTGTATACAAAGAAAAAGGCCGTATCGCAAAACTTCGCGAAATCGTAGATGAGAACGTAGCAGCAAGCGTAGGTATCGGACACACACGCTGGGCTACACACGGTGTTCCAAGTAAAGTAAACGCGCATCCGCATCAAAGTACATCAAAACGCTTTACACTAGTTCATAACGGTGTTATTGAAAACTATGAATTAGTGAAAAAGGAATATTTACAAGATGTAACGTTCGTAAGTGAAACGGATACAGAGGTTATCGTACAGCTTATGGAACAACAAGTGAGCACAGGACTAAGTGTAGAAGAAGCGTTCCGTAATACGCTATCTCTTTTACATGGCTCTTATGCAATCGGATTACTTGATGCTGAAAATCCAAACATGATTTATGTTGCTAAAAACAAAAGCCCGCTATTAGTAGGTGTTGGTGACAACTTTAATGTTGTGGCGAGCGACGCTATGGCGATGTTACAAGTTACAGATCAATTTATTGAATTAATGGATAAAGAAATCGTAATTGTAATGAAAGAAAGTATTACAATTAAAAACTTACAAGGTGAAACGATTGAACGTGCACCGTTTACAGCGGAATTAGACGCAAGTGATATTGAAAAAGGAACATACCCTCATTTCATGCTGAAAGAAATCGATGAGCAACCACTTGTAATCCGTAATATAATCCAAAAGTATCAAGATGAAAATGGCGAGATTGAATTAGATCAAGACATCCGCAATGCTATTTTAGATAGCGATCGTATTTACATCATTGCATGTGGAACAAGTTATCATGCAGGTCTTGTTGGAAAACAATTTATCGAGAAGTTTGCAAAAATGCCAGTTGAAGTGCATGTAGCAAGTGAATTCTCTTATAACATGCCATTATTAACAGAAAGACCATTCTTCATTTACATTTCACAAAGTGGTGAAACAGCTGATAGCCGTGCAGTACTTGTACAAACAAATGAAATGGGTCATAAAGCATTAACGATTACAAACGTACCTGGTTCTACACTTTCTCGTGAAGCTGATTATACACTTCCGTTATACGCGGGACCAGAAATCGCAGTTGCATCAACAAAAGCTTACACAGCACAGCTTGCAGTACTTTCAATTTTAGCTGCGGATATTGCTAAAGCAAAAGGTGAAGTTCTTGGTTTTGATTTAACACATGAACTAGGACTTGTAGCAAATGCAATGATAGAACTTTGTGATCAAAAAGAAGAAATGGACGCATTAGCAAAACAATTTTTAGCAACAACTCGTAACTGTTTCTTCATCGGACGTAGCGTTGACTTCTACGTAGGATTAGAAGGCGCGTTAAAGCTAAAAGAAATTTCTTACATCCAAGCAGAAGGATTTGCTGGAGGAGAGTTAAAACACGGTACAATCGCCTTAATCGAAAACGGTACACCAGTTATCGCACTTGCTACACAAGAACACGTAAACCTTGGAATTCGTGGTAACGTGAAAGAAGTAGTAGCACGCGGAGCTAACCCATGTATCATCTCAATGAAAGGCTTAGAAATGGAGGGTGACAGCTTCGTACTACCAGCTGTACACGAAGCACTAGCACCGCTAGTAGCCGTTATTCCATTACAACTTATCTCATACTACGCAGCACTTCACCGCGAGTGTGACGTTGATAAGCCACGTAACTTAGCTAAGTCTGTTACGGTTGAGTAG
- the pdaB gene encoding polysaccharide deacetylase family sporulation protein PdaB, which yields MFFFFITSKRNFKHISLIVILSLFTAWLLFLKTYSHESAFSTATGPKVIYKGDTSKKQVAFTFDISWGDKKAIPILDTLKERDIKNATFFLSAAWAERHPDVVERIIKDGHEIGSMGYNYTSYTSLETNEIRRDLLRAQDVFTKLGVKQIKLLRPPSGDFNKATLKIAESLGYTVVHWSNNSNDWKNPGVNKIVSTVSNNLKGGDIVLLHASDSALQTNKALPLLLQKLKSDGYEQISVSQLISNTSTKSKDVQ from the coding sequence ATGTTTTTCTTTTTTATTACGAGTAAAAGAAACTTTAAACACATTAGCTTAATAGTGATACTTTCCTTATTTACCGCATGGCTACTCTTTTTGAAAACATATTCACACGAGTCTGCTTTTTCAACTGCTACAGGGCCTAAAGTTATTTACAAAGGCGACACCTCTAAAAAACAAGTTGCATTCACGTTTGATATTAGTTGGGGAGACAAAAAAGCAATTCCAATCCTTGATACACTTAAAGAAAGAGATATTAAGAATGCAACCTTCTTCCTTTCTGCTGCATGGGCAGAAAGACACCCTGATGTTGTTGAACGCATCATAAAAGATGGACATGAAATCGGTAGTATGGGTTATAATTACACATCCTACACTTCTCTAGAGACAAATGAAATAAGAAGAGATCTTCTGCGAGCACAAGATGTTTTTACAAAACTCGGTGTGAAACAAATCAAACTATTACGTCCACCTAGTGGAGACTTTAACAAAGCAACACTTAAAATAGCAGAATCACTCGGATACACTGTCGTTCATTGGAGTAATAACTCAAACGATTGGAAAAACCCTGGCGTAAACAAGATCGTTTCCACCGTCTCTAATAATTTAAAAGGTGGAGATATCGTCTTATTACATGCATCCGATTCTGCCCTTCAAACAAATAAAGCTTTGCCACTGCTTCTACAGAAATTAAAGAGTGACGGCTATGAGCAAATATCCGTATCACAACTTATTTCCAACACAAGTACGAAAAGTAAAGATGTTCAATAA
- a CDS encoding Mrp/NBP35 family ATP-binding protein — translation MVMKEQVVEALEGIVDPFLHKTLKETGAIKEVTVKPEKKHVSVKIAIVKTGTAEQMQLQSGIVKLVKELGAATVGLRFAEFTEEELAQFAPEQEEQTESLLSPNSKTTFLAVASGKGGVGKSTVSVNLAIALARLGKKVGIIDADIYGFSVPDMMGIEKRPVVRGDKIIPVERLGVKVISMGFFVEDNAPVIWRGPMLGKMLNHFFTEVEWGDLDYLVLDLPPGTGDVALDLHSMLPACKEIIVTTPHPTAAFVAARAGAMALRTEHSILGVVENMAYFESKTTGEKEYVFGRGGGDKLATELQTEVLGRIPLQQPDWNKEDFAPSVYEDTHTTGLIYRTIAETVIDKTAFAQK, via the coding sequence ATGGTAATGAAAGAGCAAGTAGTGGAAGCGTTAGAAGGGATTGTAGATCCGTTTTTACATAAAACGTTAAAAGAAACAGGGGCAATTAAAGAGGTAACAGTCAAGCCTGAGAAGAAACATGTAAGTGTTAAAATTGCAATCGTAAAAACCGGTACAGCGGAACAGATGCAATTGCAATCTGGAATTGTAAAGTTAGTAAAAGAATTAGGAGCAGCAACAGTAGGGCTTCGCTTTGCAGAATTTACAGAAGAGGAATTAGCTCAGTTTGCACCGGAACAAGAAGAGCAAACTGAATCTTTATTGTCACCAAATTCGAAAACGACATTTTTAGCAGTGGCGAGTGGAAAAGGTGGAGTAGGAAAATCAACAGTTTCTGTTAACCTTGCTATTGCTCTAGCACGTCTAGGGAAAAAAGTTGGTATCATTGATGCAGATATTTATGGTTTTAGCGTACCTGATATGATGGGGATAGAGAAACGACCTGTAGTAAGAGGAGATAAAATTATTCCAGTGGAGCGTCTGGGTGTAAAGGTAATCTCAATGGGGTTCTTTGTAGAAGATAATGCACCGGTTATTTGGAGAGGGCCTATGCTTGGGAAAATGTTAAATCACTTCTTTACGGAAGTAGAGTGGGGCGATTTAGATTATTTAGTTTTAGATTTACCACCAGGTACAGGTGATGTTGCGCTAGACTTACATTCGATGTTGCCGGCTTGTAAAGAGATTATTGTCACAACACCGCATCCCACAGCGGCATTTGTAGCAGCACGTGCTGGAGCAATGGCTTTACGTACAGAACATAGTATTCTTGGTGTTGTTGAAAATATGGCTTATTTCGAAAGTAAAACAACTGGTGAAAAAGAATATGTGTTTGGAAGAGGTGGAGGAGATAAGTTAGCTACAGAACTTCAAACAGAAGTACTTGGCCGAATCCCGCTTCAACAACCTGATTGGAATAAAGAAGATTTTGCGCCGTCAGTATATGAAGATACGCATACGACAGGTCTTATTTATCGCACGATAGCTGAAACAGTAATTGATAAAACAGCTTTTGCGCAAAAATAA